Below is a genomic region from Thermodesulfobacteriota bacterium.
TCCAGTATTAGCTCTTTTTCCATGGGCTGTTTTTAAGAAGAGGGAATCCCATTTCCTCTCGTTCTCTCAGGTAGGCTTCGGCGCACAGCTTAGCCAAATTTCTTACCTTTCCTATGTAACTTGCCCGCTCGGCTACCCCAATCGCACCGCGTGCATCCAGGAGATTAAAGGTATGTGAACACTTTAGACAATAGTCATAAGCGGGAAGGGGAAGCTTGTTATCGATAAGCTTTTCGCATTCCACTCTGAATTTCTCGAATAGGTCTCTCAACATCTCCGGGTTTGATTCTTCAAAATTGTATCTGGAGAATTCCACTTCATCTTGATGGTGAATCTCGCCGTAGGTCACGCCATTTGTCCATTCTAGGTCAAACACGCTTTCCACACCCTGAAGATACATGGCGATTCTCTCCGTACCGTAGGTGATTTCGGCAGATACCGGTTTTAAATCGAACCCTCCGGCCTGTTGAAAATATGTAAACTGGGTTATTTCCATCCCGTCGAGCCAAACTTCCCAGCCCAATCCCCAGGCTCCGAGAGTAGGAGACTCCCAGTCGTCCTCTACAAACCTTATATCGTGCCTAAGCGGGTCTATTCCGAACGTCTTGAGGCTATTCAGGTATAACTCCTGTATGTTTATTGGGGAGGGCTTTATTATCACCTGGAATTGATAGTAGTGCTGGAGTCTATTAGGATTTTCCCCGTACCTGCCATCTGTAGGCCTTCTCGAAGGCTCTACATAAGCGGTTCGCCAGGGTTCCGGACCCAAACACCTGAGAAAAGTTGCCGGGTGAAAGGTCCCTGCACCCTTTTCTATATCGTATGGTTGAACGATTATACAGCCTTGCTTTGACCAGAAGCTCTGCAGTGCAAGGATTAATTCCTGAAAGGTCATACCTATTTTTGTGTTATTGGGATATAGAATAATACCATTATTTCTAGGAAATCAAATTTTTGACCCATATGTAGTGGTTAAATATCGTTTTGTCGTCTTTTTCGTGTTACGCCTTACAATTTCTTAGTATAGCTTATTCAGGAAGCAAGGCTTTAAAATCTGCAATTAAAGCCAATGCCCTTTCTGCAATGAACTGCTTTTTCTTAGACTTCGGCACATCGTTGATTGAAGGAAATAGCCCAAAATTTATATTCATAGGCTGGAATTCCCTTATATTCTCGTCTGTGATGTATCTTATCAGCGCTCCGATCGCGGTCTGAGGGGGCGGGATTATTGGGTTTGCCTCCATTGAAACCCGGGCCGCATTTATTCCTGCCAGTACCCCCATCGCTGCAGATTCTACGTAGCCTTCAACCCCAACAATCTGTCCGGCAAAGAAAATAAGTTCTTTTCCCTTAAGTTGAAGGGTAGGATGAAGAAGCTTGGGCGAATTTATGTATGTGTTTCTGTGTATGCTACCATATCTCATGAATTCTGCCTTTTCTAGACCGGGTATCATCCGGAGAATCCTCCGTTGTTCCGGGTACTTGAGCTTCGTTTGGAATCCGACCATGTTGTACATAGTTCCGTTTTTATTTTCCATCCTTAGCTGGACCACTGCAAAAGGTGTTTTCCCGGTGCGAGGGTCAGTTATGCCCATAGGTCTCATCGGACCGAAACGAAGGGTATCTTTTCCTCTCTCTGCCATTACCTCTATGGGGAGGCATGCCTCGAAATAGTGAGCTTGCTCGAAATAGTGCGTTTCCACCTTCTCTGCGTTGAGAAGTTCTTCTATAAACCTGTAATACTCATCCTTAGTCAGTGGACAGTTTAGGTAATCACCCTCTTCTTCTTGTCCCCTACCGTATCTCGAAGCCCGAAAAGCAACGGAGTAATCTATGCTATCAGCGTCAAGGATTGGGGAGATGGCATCATAAAAATAGAGATGAGAGGAGCCAGTCTTCTTTCTAATCTCCTCTGAGAGTGATTCTGAAGTCAACGGTCCAGTTGCAATTATGACGGGGCCGTCTTTTGATTCAGGGATTTCTTTTACCTCCTCTCTGACTACTTCGATTAAAGGATGTTCTTCAATCTTTTTAGTCATATAGCTGGAAAAATTCTTCCGGTCGACTGCTAGAGCTTTTCCAGCTGGTAACCTAGTTTGGTCTGCAGCTTCAATCACAATGGAGCCCAATATCCGCATTTCCTCTTTTAGAATTCCACTAGCATTATCGAGCGCATCGGATTTAAGAGAGTTACTGCAAACCAGTTCGGCCAAGTCTCCAGTCTTGTGGGCCGGGGTAGAGTTTTTTGGTCTCATCTCAAAGACCCTGGCCCTGAGTCCAAAGCGTGCCACTTGAAAAGCTGCTTCAGAACCAGCTAGGCCTCCACCAATAACGCTAACCACTCTTTCTTTGGGCATTGTCAAAAGATATTACATGATGTTCGGTTCGGCTCCAAAATTCTGGAATTTTCGCTCGGTAAAAAAGATTCTAAGGAAAATAATTGTTTAAATCCATAAACCTAAGGTGAGCAAAGACGACAAAATTTGTAATCTTTAACGATAAAACGTCACGACGGTGCAGTTCTTTATTATTGGGGTATTGCTTTTTGGTCAGGAATTTCGTGTGTTGTCAATGAATTATACATTTCTGAATTGAATTTGTCTTCTGGCATATATATTGCAAAATTCGTGGGTTAAAATCTTAGTTGACTTTAAGAAAAAATGGAGGTATAAAGAGGTGGACAAAACTTTATGGAAAATGGCAAACTACTTGAAAAAGTAGGACCGCAAAGCTACTGGCCTAAGTTGCTTGTCGGAAAATGTAGTCATGGTATTCAAGCAATAGGGCAGCAGGGTTGCCCAACTGAGTATGGTTCCCCCTCGGAAATACTTCCTTCATTCCTAAGGTCTTTGCGGTTGGCAAATACTGATTCGGCAAGTAAACAACATAGTTCTCACGGAGAACCGCTGGCGTTGATTTTCATAGCAAAAAATCTAAAGGTGGGGAAATATGAAGGAACAGAACATAAGTAACCGTATAGGGGATATCTTAATCAAAGAAGACGTTATCAGCCTTGATCAACTTAAGAATGCTATCGAGGAGCAAAAACATTCGGGAAAGAGGTTAGGAGAGACCCTTCTTAACTTAGGTTATATAGATGAAAATCAACTGGTTGCCTACTTGAGCAAGCAATACGGCGTCCCGGCTATCGACCTTGACCAGTTTGAAGTAATGCCCGAAATCCTGAAGGTAGTTCCCAGGGAATCGGCTATTAAACATAAACTTATCCCAATTAACCGTTCTGGGTCTACCCTGGTTGTAGCTATGTCTGACCCCTCTAATATATTTGCCATTGACGACCTTAAATTTGCTACGGGTAAAAACATCGAAGTGGTAGTTACATCAGAGAGAGCCATTCAAAATGCAATCGAAAAGTACTATGGTTCTCAAAGGGACTGGGAGGAAAAAGTAAAGGCAGAACAGAGCATGGGTGCGGTGGACAAGCTTTTTGGCGAATTGGAAGATTATGCTCTGGATGTCATCGGGGAAGAAGAGATAAATGTTGGAGAGCTGGAAAGGGCCTCGGAAGAAGCTCCGGTTATAAAGCTTGTTAATCACATACTGCTAGATGCCATGAGACGAGGGGCAAGCGACATTCATATCGAACCGTATGAGAAGGATTATAGAGTTAGATACCGAATCGATGGTGTACTGTATGACACCATGCGGCCACCCTCAAAACTTAAAAATGCGGTTTCTTCGAGAGTCAAGATTATGGCTAACCTGGACATCGCCGAGAGGAGACTCCCTCAAGACGGCCGTATAAAAATCCAGGTTGGTCACGGAAGAAACATGGAATACCGCGTTTCTGTGATCCCTACTCTATTCGGAGAAAAGGTGGTAATGAGACTTCTGGATAAGGAGTCTCTGCAACTTGACCTGACTAAGCTTGGTTTCGAAGAGGACCAACTGAGAGGATTTAGAGATTCTATTTACAAGCCCTACGGAATGGTCTTGATAACCGGCCCTACCGGAAGTGGAAAAACTACCACACTATATTCCAGTTTAATGGAACTGAATCGTCAGGATGTCAATATATCCACTGCCGAAGACCCGGTTGAGTACAGTCTGCCCGGCGTGAACCAGGTGCAGATTCATGAGGAAATCGGGCTTACTTTTGCGGCAGCGCTAAGGTCATTTTTAAGACAAGACCCGGACATAATACTGGTTGGAGAAATCCGAGACTATGAGACTGCAGAAATTGCAATCAAGGCCGCTCTCACTGGTCACCTTGTGCTCTCTACCCTTCATACGAACGACGCTCCTTCCACAGTTACCCGTCTTCTTAACATGGGTGTAGAGCCTTTCCTAGTAACCGCATCGTTGAACTCTATAGTGGCCCAGAGACTTATGAGGAAGATTTGTCCTGATTGTAGAGAAGAAGTAGAAGTCTCTCCTCAAGTGTTAATCGACCTAGGAGTGTCACCAAAAGAGGTGTCCGACTATATAATATACAAAGGAAGAGGTGACGGCTGTAAAACCTGCCTGGGTACGGGGTACAAGGGAAGGGTGGCCGTATATGAGGTTATGTTACTCACCGAGGAGTTAAAGGAGTTTATCCTGAGCGGAGCGTCGGCATTGGAGCTCAAGCGCGAAGCGATAAGACAGGGAATGAAGACACTCAGGCACAGCGCTATAAATAAGCTCAAACAGGGTGTAACAACCG
It encodes:
- the glyQ gene encoding glycine--tRNA ligase subunit alpha, with product MTFQELILALQSFWSKQGCIIVQPYDIEKGAGTFHPATFLRCLGPEPWRTAYVEPSRRPTDGRYGENPNRLQHYYQFQVIIKPSPINIQELYLNSLKTFGIDPLRHDIRFVEDDWESPTLGAWGLGWEVWLDGMEITQFTYFQQAGGFDLKPVSAEITYGTERIAMYLQGVESVFDLEWTNGVTYGEIHHQDEVEFSRYNFEESNPEMLRDLFEKFRVECEKLIDNKLPLPAYDYCLKCSHTFNLLDARGAIGVAERASYIGKVRNLAKLCAEAYLREREEMGFPLLKNSPWKKS
- the trmFO gene encoding methylenetetrahydrofolate--tRNA-(uracil(54)-C(5))-methyltransferase (FADH(2)-oxidizing) TrmFO, whose translation is MPKERVVSVIGGGLAGSEAAFQVARFGLRARVFEMRPKNSTPAHKTGDLAELVCSNSLKSDALDNASGILKEEMRILGSIVIEAADQTRLPAGKALAVDRKNFSSYMTKKIEEHPLIEVVREEVKEIPESKDGPVIIATGPLTSESLSEEIRKKTGSSHLYFYDAISPILDADSIDYSVAFRASRYGRGQEEEGDYLNCPLTKDEYYRFIEELLNAEKVETHYFEQAHYFEACLPIEVMAERGKDTLRFGPMRPMGITDPRTGKTPFAVVQLRMENKNGTMYNMVGFQTKLKYPEQRRILRMIPGLEKAEFMRYGSIHRNTYINSPKLLHPTLQLKGKELIFFAGQIVGVEGYVESAAMGVLAGINAARVSMEANPIIPPPQTAIGALIRYITDENIREFQPMNINFGLFPSINDVPKSKKKQFIAERALALIADFKALLPE
- the pilB gene encoding type IV-A pilus assembly ATPase PilB, which translates into the protein MKEQNISNRIGDILIKEDVISLDQLKNAIEEQKHSGKRLGETLLNLGYIDENQLVAYLSKQYGVPAIDLDQFEVMPEILKVVPRESAIKHKLIPINRSGSTLVVAMSDPSNIFAIDDLKFATGKNIEVVVTSERAIQNAIEKYYGSQRDWEEKVKAEQSMGAVDKLFGELEDYALDVIGEEEINVGELERASEEAPVIKLVNHILLDAMRRGASDIHIEPYEKDYRVRYRIDGVLYDTMRPPSKLKNAVSSRVKIMANLDIAERRLPQDGRIKIQVGHGRNMEYRVSVIPTLFGEKVVMRLLDKESLQLDLTKLGFEEDQLRGFRDSIYKPYGMVLITGPTGSGKTTTLYSSLMELNRQDVNISTAEDPVEYSLPGVNQVQIHEEIGLTFAAALRSFLRQDPDIILVGEIRDYETAEIAIKAALTGHLVLSTLHTNDAPSTVTRLLNMGVEPFLVTASLNSIVAQRLMRKICPDCREEVEVSPQVLIDLGVSPKEVSDYIIYKGRGDGCKTCLGTGYKGRVAVYEVMLLTEELKEFILSGASALELKREAIRQGMKTLRHSAINKLKQGVTTVEEVVRTTSSDS